The following is a genomic window from Sphingorhabdus sp. Alg231-15.
CGCGCAACAATCCAGATCGTAATAATCATGAACAATGTATGCATGCCAAGCAGCATGGGAATGTCGGAGAAAAGGTCAGTCATCCGGCTGGGGATAGTTTCCGGATTTTCGCTGGCCAGGGCGCCCGCGAACGGGTTACCCGAGAATATCGCCCCCAGAAAATCGGCGCTCATTACGCCGACATAGTACATGACCCAACCGGCAACGACGCTGTAAAAGGTGAGGATCAGAAAGGCGTTTAATATCCCGATACCGCCAAATATGCCCCAATTTTTACTGCGGCCTGAATCCTCAGCCACTTTCACCACGCTATGATAAGCGTCGCTACGGCCGTGTCGGCCAATCAGGATTTCAGAAAGAACCATCGGAAGGCCGATAAGAATGATACAGCCAATATAGACAAGTACGAACGCGCCGCCGCCATTTTCACCGGCAAGAGTGGGAAACCGCCAGATATTTCCAAGGCCAACTGCCGCGCCGACCGCCGCCAGCACAAAGGCCCATCTCGACGACCAGCCTTCTCCACCCGGTGCTACTGAACCTGCCATAATACTTCCCCTATATACTACGCGCGCCGTCTGAGCGGCCTGAATGCTTGTACCTAGCCTCTCATCAACATCGGGCCAAGTGGTTTTCCAGCGAATATGTGAACATGGAGGTGCGGTACTTCCTGATGTCCGTCATGGCCAATATTGGCGAGCAAGCGATAACCGGGCTCGACCATTCCAGCTTCCCGTGCAACATGGCCGACCGCACGAACAAACCCGGCGATTTCAGTCTCACCGGCCGTAGCCGAAAAATCATCCCAGCTGACATATTTGCCTTTGGGGATCACCAGAATGTGGCGCGGTGCCTGCGGGTTGATGTCGTGAAAAGCCAGTGCATGTTCATCTTCGTAAACCGTCCGGTTCGGGATTTCTCCGCGCAAGATTTTGGCGAAAATATTCTCGTCATCATAAGGCTGGGTTGCATCGATCGCCATGGTTCAGTCCTTTCTTGAAGCTTTTTCAGCAATGCCGGACAGGCCTTCGCGGCGAGCAAGTTCGGCCAGCACATCATCAACAGACAGGCCCATATCGGCCAGCAACACCATCAGGTGAAACAGTATATCGGCCGCCTCGCCTGTCATTCCCGCTGCATCACCCTGCACCGCTGCGATAACCGCTTCTACTGCTTCCTCACCCAGTTTCTCCGCCATCTTCGCGCGCCCTTTTGCGCGCAGGCTGGCAACATAACTGTCTTCGGGATCTGCATCCCGGCGTTGGTGGATGGTCGCTTCCAGCTTGTGCAATATATCATTCATGAATGCCCGTTTGCGCGAGCAATGGGACAGGCGTCAAGTCTTTGAAAGACTGTAGGCCATATTACCCATAAGAAAGGGCCGTCTAATCCCCCGATGACGGCCCTTCCATGGTGCAGCAAGATCAGAGATCTGCGCATCCATTCGGTGACGAACTTTACAATTTCTTGCGTTTCTTGCGCGCCGCCATGCGTCCGGCAACCAGACCAGCAACGCCGAGTGCCAGCATGACCATGTTGGACGGCTCAGGCACTGTTATACCGCCAGATGATGAGCCGTTTGACGATGAACCAGTTGACGTCGAGCTGCTAGACGTACTGCTGGTCGATGTGCTTGTCGTCCCACCGTAGCTCGATGAACCCCAGCCGCCGGAAGAACCCCAACCGGAAGAGCCCCAGCCAGAACTGCTCCATCCTGATGATCCCCAAACAGAACCGCCCCAACTGCCAGATGTACTCCAGCCGCCATGCGACGTTCCATGATGAGGATACCATGTTGCGTTGGCTGGAACCGCGGCCGAAGCGCCGATCATGGCGATTCCGGTTAATATGGTCAGTTTTGCAAGTTTCATAACGTACCCTTGGGGATATGGCAGAAAATCATTATATTTGATGGATTGGTGAAGCAATATTCCTGCCAATCACGGGATTTCCGCCTCGCAAGTCGGTGACAGTGGTTAACGGCTTTTTCGCGCGCTGAAAAATGTAAGTTAAGTCGACATTAACCTTGAAGATAGTTGTCCCATAACGGGACAAAGCATCAGTCGAACTGGGCGCTAAATACAAGAGGTAAGGCTGTTCAGCCTCCCCTCATCGGTTATTCCGAGAGCAGAAATCCTGCGCTGAATGCGGCATTGAGTCTGTTTATTTGTTCTTACGCCGACGCCGATACAATCGCCCTGCTGCAAGACCGCCAGCGCCTAGACCAAAGAGAATCATCACGCCCGGTGCGGGAACAGGAGTCCCACCGGTTGATCCGCCAGGGTGTCCACCAGTTGATCCGCCAGAACTCGAGGAACTGCTGGATGACGAACTGCTGCTGGAACTTGAGCTGGAAGAGCTGCTCGATCCACCAAAGCTGGATGAGCCGCCGGTAGATGTTGATACGCCGCCGGTCGAAGTGGAAACACCTCCTGTTGACGTGGAAACTCCGCCTGTTGAGGTGGAAACACCGCCTGAAGAGGTCGAAATTGCGCCGGATGATGTTGACGTTGAGCCGCCGGTTGACGTGCTGGAGAAACCGCCGCTCGACGTGGAGGTGGAACCACCACTGGTCGAAGTGCTTCCACCGGTGGAAGTAGAGGTGGAGCCGCCACTGGTTGACGATCCACCGGACGATGTTGAAGTGGACCCGCCGGTGCTGGTGGAACTGAAGCTGCCGGAGCTACCCGAACTGCCTGAACTGCCACCATAGCTAGATGATCCGCCGCGCTTCCCGCCCTGCGATTGCGCGTCCTTCGATTGGGTTGGATAGATAGCATGGGCCGGGACGGCTGCCACCGCCAGTGCCGATACTGTGCCAATAATTGCAATGCGAACAATCTTCATCTCATCCCTCATTTCGCCCGACGGGCCTTTCCGATTTCAAACAGAAATTTGACCGCGATGAACGGAGAACGCGAACAAATAGTTTAAAAAACGTTAATGAGAAAACAAGATTAATATTCTGTAAAAATAGATGGTTAACAGAAGGTTTTTTCATTCTGTCTCATCTTGAACCAAGTTGAGATAATGTCTTAACTGCTACGGCGCGCCGGCAGCCCTGCTGCACGAAGCGCATCATGTGCTTCTGAAATACTATGCTGGCCAAAGTGAAAAATCGAGGCGGCCAGAACCGCATTGGCACCGCCCTTTGTGACACCTTCCACCATATGATCAAGCGTTCCCACACCACCGCTGGCAACGACCGGGATAGCAACCGCATCAGAAATAGCACGGGTCAGCGACAGGTCATAACCGTTACGAGTGCCATCACGGTCCATCGATGTGACAAGCAACTCCCCTGCCCCCAATTCCGCCATGCGCACGGCATGTTCCAAGGCATCAATCCCGGTTGGCGTGCGGCCACCATGAGTGAAGATTTCCCAGCGCCCTTCTTCAACGCAGCGCGCATCTATCGAGGCGACCATGCACTGGCTGCCAAAACGGCCCGCTATGTCGCTGACCACTTCAGGGCGAGACACAGCGGCACTGTTAACCGCGACCTTGTCTGCTCCAGCCATCAACAGCGCGCGGGCATCGTTCGCCGTTCTGACGCCGCCGCCCACAGTAACCGGCATGAAACAGACTTCTGCGGTCCGCCGTACCACATCGATAATCGTGTCACGATTCTCATGACTGGCACCAATATCGAGAAAACAAAGCTCATCCGCGCCGGCTGCATCATAGGCTCGTGCCTGCTCCACCGGATCACCGGCATCTTTAAGATCAACAAAATTGACGCCTTTGACCACGCGGCCATCGGCGACATCCAGACAGGGTATGATACGGATACGGACGGTCATGCTTATCGGTTCGCCATCGCGATTGCGGTGGCCAGATCAAGCCGCCCATCGTAAAGCGCCCGGCCCGTAATCACGCCTTCAATACCGTCTTGGGTAAACTGGCTGAGCATATGAATGTCATCCAGTCCTTTGACGCCGCCACTGGCAATCACCGGAATATCAACCGCGCGGGCCAGATCAACCGTTGCTTCAATATTGCAGCCGGTGAGCAGGCCATCGCGACCGACATCGGTGAACAACAGAGAGGCCACTCCGGCATCCTCGAACCGCCGCGCCATATCGATCACGCTGACTTCTGACACATCGGCCCACCCTTCGGTCGCGACCATACCTTCACGGGCGTCGACAGCCACGACGATGCCACCTTCATATTCTTTCGCCATATCGCGAACAAATTCCGGATCCTTCAGTGCCGCCGTGCCGATGACCAATCGCGCCACACCCAGTTCAAACCAGCGTTCGACGGTTTCCCGGTTTCTTATACCGCCGCCCAGCTGCACATAGCCTGGGAAGCTGGCAATAATGGCTTCGACGGCTTCAGCATTGCGCGGAGATCCTGCGAAAGCGCCGTCCAGATCAACGACATGGATATGCTCAGCCCCAGCAGTGGCGAACAGACCCGCTTGCTCCGCCGGATTATCGCCATAGACGGTCGCGCGATCCATATCACCCTCGGCCAAGCGAACGACTTCGCCGGATTTCAGGTCAATGGCAGGAAAAACGATCATGGTTTCCACTCCAAAAAGCGTGTGAGGAAAGCCAGCCCGTAGGCTTGGCTTTTTTCCGGGTGAAATTGCACCCCGACAATATTGTCACGGCCAATGGCAGAAACCAGCTTTTTGCCATGAAAGGTGGTTGCAAAAATATCGTCCGCATCTGCCGCATCAAAATGATAGCCATGAAGATAGTAAGCCTCTCCGGCTTCCAGCAGGTCATGGCCGGTCGTAGGCGTGACATCATTCCAGCCCATATGCGGGATTTTGATATCCGCGGATGCTGCTTCGATGGCATGTACCGTACCGCTGATCCAACCTAGTCCCTGATGCTCCCCAAATTCTATGCCTTTATCGGCGAGCAATTGCATCCCGACACAGATGCCGAGAAATGGCACACCTTCCTGCCGGACCCGTTGATCGAGAGCCGCGATCATTCCGTCGATACCCGCCAAGGCATCGCGGCACGCGCCAAAGGCGCCCACACCGGGCAGAACAATGCGATCAGCCGCAGCAACCACATCCGGATCAGCGGTTACGACCACCCCGGATGCACCGGTTGCGATCAACGCATTGTGCACACTGTGTAAGTTACCGGCGCCATAGTCGACTAGAGCAATTTTTTCAGCCATCTCAGTAACCCGTCATCCCAGCGAAAGCTGGGATCTCCTATAGGTTGCGAGCAATTTGACTAAGATTCCAGCTTCTGCTGGAATGACGATGAGACTAACCACCAAGCTGCCCTTTGGTCGAAGGAATAGCGTCGCCTTTGCGCGGATCACGCTCAACCGCCTGGCGCATCGCACGGGCAAAGCCCTTGAAGATGCTCTCGGCTATATGGTGGTTATTCTCCCCATAGAGCAGCTCGATATGCAATGTGATACCCGCAGCATCGGCAACACTGTGAAACCAATGTTTAAACAGCTCCGTGTCCATTTCACCCAGCCGTTCCTGTGTGAATCCGGCCTTCCAGACCAGCCAGGGGCGTCCTGAGATATCCAGCGCGACACGGCTCAATGTCTCGTCCATCGGTGAATAGGTGCTGCCGTAACGCACGATGCCAGCCTTGTCGCCCAGAGCCTGGCCAATGGCTTGCCCAACCGCAATAGCGCTGTCTTCGGTGGTGTGATGCTGGTCGACATGGAGGTCACCTTTGACCCTAAGCGTCAAATCTATGAGCGAATGGCGGGAAAATTGCTCGATCATATGGTCGAGAAAACCGATGCCGGTCGACACGTCATATTGGCCAGTTCCGTCGAGATTTAGCTCTACAAAAATCTCTGTTTCCTTGGTGTTTCGCTCTATTGTCGCTGTTCTCATGGTTGATGCCTATAAAGGCTGTATTTCATCAGGCAAGAATTTCACTGCAAAATCAGAAATATCACAGTTGACGAAAATTGTTCAAATCCCCTTGACCCTGCCACCTGTTCGCGCCACCAAGTATCTATGAATGACAGTGCCCCCGATAGTCTGATTCCTTATGATGAGATTGTGCAGGAAGCCCTGCGCGCCGTTGTTGGCCGGGTTCTCGGTGAAGTAGAGACCAATGGTCTTCCCGGAGAACATCATTTCTACATCACGTTCAAGACCCGTGCACCGGGCGTCGATATCCCCGATCACCTGATTGCGAAATTTCCAGACGAAATGACGATTGTACTGCAAAATCGCTACTGGGATCTGTCGGTTAGCGAAGACCGGTTTGAAGTGGGCCTTAGCTTTAACCAGATCAGCTCGATGCTGCATATTCCGTTCGCTGCGATTACCTCATTTGTTGATCCTGCTGTCGATTTTGCTCTGCAATTTCAAGTGGATGAGGTCGAAGGCGATCTTGACAGCCATGAACCCGCACAAAATGACGGGGATCAGGAAGCGATCGAGACAGTCGATGATGGTTCCAACGTTGTAACGGTGGATTTCGGCAAGAAGAAGTGATCGCCTGATGCGAGGCCCTTCTCCAAAGACCACCCGCACAGAAACCGATAGCATTGGTCCGATAGAAGTCCCGCAGGATGCCTATTGGGGTGCGCAAACGCAGCGCAGTATCGAGAATTTTCCATTCCCTCGCCATGAACGTATGCCGATCCGCCTGATACATGCGCTGGCAACGGTCAAACAGGCAGCGGCGCGCGTAAATGGCATTCATGGACTCGACCCGGAAATTGCTGGCGCAATTGCAAAAGCGGCCGAAGAAGTGCGCTCGGGTGCTTTCGATACACAATTTCCGCTAACAATCTGGCAAACTGGATCCGGCACCCAGACAAACATGAACGTCAACGAAGTGATTGCGGGCATCGCAAATGAAAGCCTGACCGGGATCCGCGGCGGCAAAGACCCGGTACATCCTAACGATCACGTCAATCGCGGGCAATCTTCCAATGACAGCTTTCCAACCGCCATGCATGTCGCGGCCGCGCGCGCGTTGGAGGTTGAGCTGTTTCCGGCGCTGGAGCAATTACATGATGCATTGGCGGAAAAAGCACAGAACTGGAAGGCAATCGTAAAAATTGGCCGGACCCATTTGCAAGATGCGACGCCACTGACGCTGGGCCAAGAATTTTCCGGCTATGCCGCACAATTACTGGCTGCGCGCGACCGCATCGAGGCGGTCTTGCCGCGACTCTATCAACTCGCGCAGGGCGGGACCGCAGTGGGTACTGGTCTCAACGCTCCGGAAAATTTCGGAGCACATATTGCTCGAGAAATAGCGAAGATCACCGGATTGAAGTTTACCTCCGCGCAGAATAAATTTGCCGAACTGGCTGCGCATGACACGATGGTCGAACTGTCAGGCGCACTCAATACGCTCGCTGTATCGCTCACCAAGATTGCCAATGACATCCGCCTGCTCGGCTCTGGCCCCCGATCCGGTCTCGGCGAACTTATCCTGCCAGCCAATGAACCCGGCAGCTCGATCATGCCGGGTAAGGTCAATCCAACCCAATGCGAAATGCTGACTATGGTGGCGGCGCAAGTGATCGGCAATCATCAGGCTGTGACTGTCGGTGGAATGCAGGGTCATCTGGAGCTCAACGTGTTCAAACCGATGATCGGCGCCAACGTCCTGCGCTCGATAGAGATTGCGTCGATTGGCATGTCGAGTTTTGCTGCACGCTGCGTCGACGGGCTGGAAGCCAATGACGCCCGCATTGCCGAACTTGTCGATCAATCATTAATGCTGGTTACCGCGCTTGCGCCGGTTATCGGCTATGACAACGCGTCCAAAATCGCCAAACATGCGCATGAAACAGGCATGACCCTGCGCGAGGCTGCCCTGAAATTGGGACTAGTCGACCCCCAAACCTATGACGCCCATGTTAAACCGGATAATATGGTATAAGTTATTGCGATATAACAATAAACGATAGTTTCAGGGCGTACGCATTGACGTCTTCGCGTGCGAATTCAACTCCAGCTCTGTCGATTTCAAGGTCCGCTGGTGGTCGGGATCCAAACCCCGTGCCATGGATGAAAGCCACGATAATGGTATCCGTACGATCAGACGCGCACCGGAAGAAGCGGGTATCGAAATTCCCTTTCCTTATGTTACACATACATTCAAGGAACCTGTACCACTCGCAGCAAAGGACTAGAAATCATGTCGCTCATTCGCAATGTCGCCACCGCCATTGTTGGCAATGAGGCGCGAAAGCGTGGAAAAGGTAATGGCTTGCTGGGCTTCGGTGTAGGTATATTAGCAGCGCGTATCGCTACCAGATCGCTACCAGGCGCGCTGCTGGTCGGTGGTGCAATGGTTGCCAAAGCGCTCTACGACCGGTCCAAGGAAGAGGATGAGCAACTTCCTGCTTCTGATCAGGTGATCGACATAGTGGGTACACCCGCACCGACCGAACCAGTGGAAAGCTAGACTATCGACATCTTTCAGCTGCTAAACATACCCAGACATTTAAAGAGATTTCAGGCGTAGCCAACCTTCACATTCGCCTTACGCTGACGGCGGCGCGTTGTTCTCAGAGCACCGCCAATGGCACCAAAGCCGAATATCATGAATGCCCAGACAGCGGGTTCCGGAACGGCGGTAGCATTGGCGAATGCCAACGTCCCGGAATAAGAACCAGTCCCGCCAGAGGTGCCCGTGACGATAAGCGTTTGCAGGCCTCCCGGTATCAGCAAATCTTCTATGCTGCGAAACTCAATCCTGCCAGCCTGGACCAGATCAAATTCTGTACCGTTGATGGTCACAGAGGAAAAATCGATATTGCTCGAAGGATCGGAAGACGCGATTGACGAAATCGTCGCTGACAACAGTCCCGGTGATACGCCAGTGTCAAAAATAAACTCGTCAGAAAATGTATCAGCCGTTACGTCATCATTCCCAAACACGCCATCGCTGCCATCAAAGTCCAGAAAAACCGCAGCGTTAGCCGAACCAGGAACAGCCAAAGCCAACATTGGTGCAATGGCAAGCGTACAAGAAAAACCACGTTTCATTACAATCTCTCCCACAAAGGGTAAAAAGACTGCCCCACGCGAATCTTTTACAGTAAATCAATATATTACAACAGCGGGTTTATTGTAATTTCGTCGTCCTAATTGCACGTACTGGCAATATAATATGCAGAAAGACGCTGTAGTCGAAAGGCTATGCTGCGCCCTGCCAGACCTTGATCGCCTCAACCGGGAAGGTCAGCATTAAGACATTGAGCGTAAGATTGTCGCGGATGGCATAGAGGGCCAGCAGTTCAAAAATCACTGCTACCGCCACTGTCCCCATCACCGGCATGCGCCGCGCCGCGAAAAAACCCAGCGTCATCCAGCCGATATCGGCCATCGAATTGATAATACTGTCCCCTGCATAGCCAAAGGCAAAGGTTGCCTCGCGATAACGGTTGATGATCAGAGGTGAGTTTTCCAGAATTTCCCAAAAACCCTCGATGAATACCGCCAAGCATAGTGCCAGTCCCAACCGAGCCGCCTCCGGCTGTTTGCGAAACAGCCAATAGCCAAGCCCATAAAACAGAAAGCCGTGGATGATATGGCTGAACGTATACCAGTCGGCCAGATGCTGGCTATTCTCTGCCGACTGTACCGCACCATGCCAAAGCTTCACCGTTCCGCACTCACAAATTGGTGGCCGATCCATCCCAAACAATATCGCCAGTGTGAGTATCGCCAAACCGACTGCGGCCAGTGCATGATTGCGTGATAATATCTTCATATACCCCCCAAAGATTGACGAGCAATTCAGCAGCATGGTCGGACAATTGCAAGCAGCATCCTCACCACGTCAAATTGACCGAAAGGCCACAGCAAAATGGAGCCCGCCAATATTCTGGACTTTCCGTGGCACCAAGACAATGAAGCGGGGCTGAAGACTCTATTCCAAATGTCCATCAATTCCCGAACATCCACGCAGGCGTTATTTAAAAACAGCTGCTATATTCTTGATCAACCGTTCCATCACCGGGTCAGGATAACCTTCGTCCCGGCGGACAATCCACATTTCGAAGGCGAGACCATCAACCGGGCCGAAGACCTCGGCCAAATGCTGCTCTTGCCGGCCAATAAACCTGGGCAGCAAGGCCAACGCCTCATTATGACGTGTCGCATCAAGAACAAGAGCCGTCGAATTCATCCGGAATCTAATCTGCTCTTCACCGATATTCTCGGTGATCCAGCGCGCACTTTGTAACTGCGCGTTCGCCCGCGAATGGGCTATCCATGCATAGCCACGCAGGGCATCAAGACTATTAATCTCCCTGTCGCTGAAAAATGTCTTCGCGCCAAAGACCGAAAACATACCATATTTATCGGAATGCAGTCGACGCGCCTTGAGCTGTCCAGACTCGGGACGCTTGTTGCGTAGCGCCAGGTCGGCCTCACCGCTGCTTACATTAACCATCGCATTTGTTGGCCTGAGCTCAATATCCACACTGCCAAGGCCTTTTTGCAGCTGCCCTAGATATTTGGACAAATAGCCGCCGATCAACTCTCCGCAGGTCACAATGATCTGGCGGCGTGTTGAACGCGCACCAATGACCGCCCTGTCCCAACTGCGCCCAGCTTGTGCCATCTCCATAGCGGGCCCACGTAAGCCCTCCCCCAGCGGCGTCAGCGTTGTGCCTTCGCGGCCACGGATGAACAGCGCACTGCCCAATTCAGCTTCAAGAGCCTTTACTCGCCGACTTATAGTCGCTTGTGTCGTGCCCAATTCCCGTGCTGCTGCGGAAAAGCTGCCATGCTCAATCACCGCATGAAACCAGTGTATGTCCGACCAATTTGCCAACAGCAGGTCTCCTTTTCACCCATGTGCCATACAAATTTGTATGGGTCGATGCAATCACGGAGAATTTCAAACCGATCAGACGCACGGCATCTTGAGATCATCAATCAACACGAAAGGATGAATCGATGACAAATCTCAAAAACAAAATCGCTCTGGTTACTGGCGGCAGCCGCAGCCTTGGTCGTAATGCTGCGCAACATCTAGCCGACGACGCTGCCGACGTAATCATCACCTATGTTAGAAACGAAGCAGCTGCCAAAGAAACGGTTGAGGATCTGCAAAACCGCGGTGTTCGTGCTGCGGCAATCCAAGTTGATTTAACCGGGGTTGCCAGCCTGCAGGATTTCCAACAGGCATTCATCAACCAGCTTTCCGCATGGGGCACCGACAAGTTTGACATATTGGTGAACAACGCAGGAATCGCTAGCGAGCATTCCTTCGGTGCCATTCCAGAGGAAGAACTGGACCAGCTTTATGATACCAATTTCAAAAGCCTGGTGATGCTCACCCAGAACCTGGAACCGCTCATAAACGATGGCGGCCGGATCATCACTATGGGAACAGGTCTGACCCGGGTCGTATCTTCGCCGATGGTCGTTTACGCAGCAATGAAGGCCGCTGTTGAGACGTTTACGCGCTATCTGGCCACCGATCTCGGCAAACGCGCCATCACCGTGAACGTCCTCGCGCCCGGTGCTATTGATAATGATTTCAATGCCGATCGCTTTGAGAAAGCACCGGCGGCACGGGACTATCTGGCGAGCCAAACCGCACTCGGCCGGATCGGCAGGACAGAGGATATCGGTCCCATCACCGCGTTTCTTGCCTCTGACGATGCCGGATGGATCAGCGGCCAGCGAATTGAAGCAAGCGGCGGATTCAGAATGTAATATCCTCTGCATCACAACGAGAACGCCTCGATTTCGTCGAGGCGTTCTCGATTTGAATAGAATGGGCACCGCATTTAGCTGCTTCGATAACGCACAAAAAGCGCTGGAATCTAGTATTCAGCTTTGTGAAAGCAGAAGCAAAGCGATAGCATCATAGTATCACGAAAGTAGACGGTCGCCAAAAAACGTTCGCAACACTGCATAAGGAAAGTCGGGCATTCAACTTAGCCTTTAATTTAGCCTTGCGCCGTTCCAATAGATGGTCGCCAGCTGAATCAGTGCTTGTCGATTTGTCAGAGTGAGTTTCGCAACCCGATTACACGCTTGTGCAAAACAGTCTGCAACCGTTCGCCGCATGATACGCTCGGATTACCCGCACAACCAACAGAGTCGTTGGCAGTGTTCATGTACCAGCAAGGATAGTCTGAACACTAAGGTTTTCATGCCGCGCATCTTGTATAGCGAGATGAAGGGGATTGAAGCTGCCCGATACGCCACACGGGTGGTCGGAAGAAAGCCACGAAATCCGCACCGCTGGCTCGATAATTTGAAGGAGCAGACCAATGAAAAATATTACCAAAAGTACAAGAATCACCTTTCTTCTTGCCACGGTTGCAATATTGGCACCGAGCGGTGTTTATGCGCAGATGCAAGACCAGGATGAAGTCGACATTACCGTAACCGGCTTGCCTCCGGCTGACCTGTCAGGACTTCCTGAAGGACCAGATGTCCAAGGCTTTATTTCCGCGCGTAAAGCAGACCGGATGCAAGTCACGAGCGACGACGGCTCCAACACCGCAGTCATCGTTGCTGAAGCTACCGAAATCAAAGCAAGCAAGGGCTTTCTGGGCCTCGGTCGTAGCAAACTTGGAACCGATTCACTGCTTAACGGCCTGCCCGTTACGGTCAAAACCGTACAATGGGGAGAAGGCCTGGTAGCGAGCAGAATCAGTCTTCGTAATAACGATCTCAAGACCGCCAGCATGATCCGCAACGGCACGGCCCAAGGCTTTGCAGAGCAAACGGCTGCGACCGAAGCACTGCGCGGCCGCGTTGGTGATATCGACAAGTATAATATCAGAGGCACGACAAATGTGTACTTCGATACCGGCAAGTGGAGACTGACTCAGCAGGCCGAGCAAGAGCTTTGCCAAACGGCAGCACAGGCTGAATCGATGGAAAATGCCCTGTTGCTGGTTGTTGGCTATACCGATTCCGTCGGAAGCCAGGAGTATAATCAGGTCCTCAGCGAAAGGCGAGCGGGCCGCGTCGTCAATCATATTCAGCAAGCCTGCGGTTGGAAACCCTATCGCATGTTGACACCGACCGGAATGGCCGAAGCAGACCCAATGGCGGATAATACGACCAGAGAAGGCAAGGCGCAGAACCGCCGCGTTGCCGTGAACATCATGGTCAGCAAGAGTGTTGAGGGCCTGTGACCCGCGCGGGGTGGGCGCTCTGCCCGCTCCGAGTATTGCGGTCAGGAACACCCCACCAGGTTTGACCTGATTTCAAACGCGACCGCGTCCACTAAAACATGAAATGGGATGGGCAGCATGTGCGAAAGCAGCTGCCCATCCCATTTATCTTTTAATTCTCGACCAATATATTGGGTATCCCCGACAAGGGCTGCCCTGCCCCGATCGGACACATCCGATTATCTAAGTCCACAGCTCCCAAAACCATAGCCCATCGCAACAGTCCGATCAGAACTGACCAGCGACGCACGGTCCCACCATTTTCTATTGGCTGATAATGTCAAACATGGTTATGCGAACAGACATAATCTGTCGGGGGGCATTATGTGTGGGCGCA
Proteins encoded in this region:
- a CDS encoding FxDxF family PEP-CTERM protein produces the protein MKRGFSCTLAIAPMLALAVPGSANAAVFLDFDGSDGVFGNDDVTADTFSDEFIFDTGVSPGLLSATISSIASSDPSSNIDFSSVTINGTEFDLVQAGRIEFRSIEDLLIPGGLQTLIVTGTSGGTGSYSGTLAFANATAVPEPAVWAFMIFGFGAIGGALRTTRRRQRKANVKVGYA
- a CDS encoding DUF2585 family protein, with the translated sequence MKILSRNHALAAVGLAILTLAILFGMDRPPICECGTVKLWHGAVQSAENSQHLADWYTFSHIIHGFLFYGLGYWLFRKQPEAARLGLALCLAVFIEGFWEILENSPLIINRYREATFAFGYAGDSIINSMADIGWMTLGFFAARRMPVMGTVAVAVIFELLALYAIRDNLTLNVLMLTFPVEAIKVWQGAA
- a CDS encoding LysR family transcriptional regulator, coding for MANWSDIHWFHAVIEHGSFSAAARELGTTQATISRRVKALEAELGSALFIRGREGTTLTPLGEGLRGPAMEMAQAGRSWDRAVIGARSTRRQIIVTCGELIGGYLSKYLGQLQKGLGSVDIELRPTNAMVNVSSGEADLALRNKRPESGQLKARRLHSDKYGMFSVFGAKTFFSDREINSLDALRGYAWIAHSRANAQLQSARWITENIGEEQIRFRMNSTALVLDATRHNEALALLPRFIGRQEQHLAEVFGPVDGLAFEMWIVRRDEGYPDPVMERLIKNIAAVFK
- a CDS encoding SDR family oxidoreductase; translation: MTNLKNKIALVTGGSRSLGRNAAQHLADDAADVIITYVRNEAAAKETVEDLQNRGVRAAAIQVDLTGVASLQDFQQAFINQLSAWGTDKFDILVNNAGIASEHSFGAIPEEELDQLYDTNFKSLVMLTQNLEPLINDGGRIITMGTGLTRVVSSPMVVYAAMKAAVETFTRYLATDLGKRAITVNVLAPGAIDNDFNADRFEKAPAARDYLASQTALGRIGRTEDIGPITAFLASDDAGWISGQRIEASGGFRM
- a CDS encoding OmpA family protein, producing MKNITKSTRITFLLATVAILAPSGVYAQMQDQDEVDITVTGLPPADLSGLPEGPDVQGFISARKADRMQVTSDDGSNTAVIVAEATEIKASKGFLGLGRSKLGTDSLLNGLPVTVKTVQWGEGLVASRISLRNNDLKTASMIRNGTAQGFAEQTAATEALRGRVGDIDKYNIRGTTNVYFDTGKWRLTQQAEQELCQTAAQAESMENALLLVVGYTDSVGSQEYNQVLSERRAGRVVNHIQQACGWKPYRMLTPTGMAEADPMADNTTREGKAQNRRVAVNIMVSKSVEGL